Proteins co-encoded in one Kutzneria chonburiensis genomic window:
- a CDS encoding phytanoyl-CoA dioxygenase family protein has protein sequence MLEDWKAQGFVILPSLLSTADLAPALGELGLMFPSPQGFHDGTDPRRSRFLDDEFDGIDSFPFASVEVGLLAVHPKIVSLAAELLGTADIRLYGAEAWAKYTGATSYDQDLHRDYLNHTVLVPSTEFPQVEMFVYLVDVPEELGPPHLVPRRWTSHLDAVPNWFSRSGPGHGDFVAPGSPALYSQEISAAGPAGTVIAFEAGTFHRGTELRQPRGARYSMHLCFRRSSDDWALRQGWAVESHKPEWYSFVPRATPSQLALLGFPPPGHPFWTAETLAGMALRYPDLDLSPWKSASKSS, from the coding sequence ATGCTGGAGGACTGGAAAGCGCAGGGCTTCGTCATCCTGCCGTCGTTGTTGTCGACCGCCGACCTCGCGCCGGCTCTCGGTGAGCTGGGGTTGATGTTCCCCTCGCCCCAGGGCTTTCACGACGGCACCGATCCCCGGCGGTCGCGTTTCCTCGACGACGAGTTCGACGGCATCGACTCCTTTCCTTTCGCCAGCGTCGAAGTCGGGTTGCTCGCCGTGCATCCGAAGATCGTCTCCTTGGCGGCCGAGCTGTTGGGCACTGCCGACATCCGGCTCTACGGCGCCGAGGCGTGGGCCAAGTACACCGGGGCCACGTCGTACGACCAGGACCTGCACCGGGACTACCTCAACCACACCGTGCTCGTGCCCAGCACCGAGTTTCCGCAGGTGGAGATGTTCGTCTATCTCGTCGACGTGCCCGAGGAGCTCGGTCCCCCACACCTCGTTCCGCGGCGGTGGACGTCCCACCTGGACGCCGTCCCCAACTGGTTTTCCCGTTCCGGCCCCGGCCACGGCGACTTCGTCGCCCCCGGCAGTCCCGCCTTGTACTCCCAGGAGATCTCCGCCGCCGGTCCCGCCGGCACCGTCATCGCCTTCGAGGCCGGCACCTTCCACCGCGGCACCGAGCTCCGCCAGCCCCGCGGCGCCCGCTATTCCATGCACCTCTGCTTCCGCCGCTCCAGCGACGACTGGGCCCTCCGCCAGGGTTGGGCCGTCGAGAGCCACAAGCCCGAGTGGTACTCCTTCGTTCCCCGCGCCACCCCGTCGCAGTTGGCCCTGCTCGGCTTTCCGCCGCCCGGGCACCCTTTCTGGACCGCCGAAACCCTCGCCGGCATGGCGCTGCGCTACCCGGACCTCGACCTGTCCCCGTGGAAGAGCGCCAGCAAGTCGAGTTGA
- a CDS encoding PPOX class F420-dependent oxidoreductase: MSFTDAELSYLAGQPLGRLATAQPDGTLQANPVGFRYNAATGTIDIGGFNMAASRKFRNVAANGQAAFVVDDIVSTSPWRVRCLEIRGDAEALVDPADGGSQMPGPIIRIHPRRIIAFGIAAEDQDKDPHLIKADIRSV; encoded by the coding sequence GTGTCCTTCACCGACGCCGAGCTGTCCTACCTCGCCGGTCAGCCCCTCGGCCGGCTGGCCACCGCCCAGCCCGACGGCACCCTCCAGGCCAACCCCGTCGGCTTCCGCTACAACGCCGCGACCGGCACCATCGACATCGGCGGCTTCAACATGGCCGCCAGCCGCAAGTTCCGCAACGTCGCCGCCAACGGCCAGGCCGCCTTTGTCGTCGACGACATCGTCTCCACCTCGCCGTGGCGAGTCCGCTGCCTGGAGATCCGCGGCGACGCCGAGGCCCTCGTCGATCCGGCCGACGGCGGTAGCCAGATGCCCGGGCCCATCATCCGGATCCATCCCCGCCGCATCATCGCCTTCGGCATCGCCGCCGAGGACCAGGACAAGGACCCCCACCTGATCAAGGCCGACATCCGCTCCGTCTAG
- a CDS encoding DUF998 domain-containing protein, which yields MSPTTRSPSDTLVHSYLYLRRAIGLIGLALPAVLIIGKLIIQGGGLQDSISSYFYTDMRGVFVGSMCAVGAFLLSYRGYDVIDDVAGNLAGLAAIGVGLFPTAPGDPSGTAALIGVLHLVFASIFFLTIAFFAIFLFRRTSEMGPTERKLQRNRLYLTCGVVIIGCLLAIAAVHQFFAAATAGLHPELWLETIAVMAFGVAWLTKGEAILGDVFPTPASVVAEA from the coding sequence ATGAGCCCGACTACTCGATCCCCATCGGACACCCTCGTCCACTCGTACCTGTACCTGCGGCGCGCCATCGGCCTGATCGGCCTGGCCCTGCCGGCGGTCCTGATCATCGGCAAGCTGATCATCCAGGGCGGTGGGCTGCAGGACTCGATCAGCTCCTACTTCTACACCGACATGCGCGGCGTTTTCGTCGGCAGCATGTGCGCCGTGGGTGCGTTCCTGTTGTCCTACCGTGGTTATGACGTCATCGACGACGTCGCCGGCAACCTCGCCGGCCTCGCCGCCATCGGCGTCGGCCTGTTCCCCACGGCGCCGGGCGACCCGTCCGGCACCGCCGCGCTGATCGGCGTGCTGCACCTGGTGTTCGCGTCCATCTTCTTCCTGACGATCGCCTTCTTCGCCATCTTCCTGTTCCGCCGGACCAGCGAGATGGGGCCGACCGAGCGCAAGCTGCAACGCAACCGGCTGTACCTGACGTGTGGTGTCGTGATCATCGGCTGCCTGTTGGCGATCGCCGCCGTGCACCAGTTCTTCGCCGCCGCCACCGCCGGGCTGCATCCCGAGCTGTGGTTGGAGACCATCGCCGTGATGGCCTTCGGCGTGGCCTGGCTGACCAAGGGCGAGGCCATCCTCGGCGACGTCTTCCCGACGCCCGCGTCCGTCGTCGCCGAGGCCTGA
- a CDS encoding VOC family protein, with amino-acid sequence MGAKLDPYLSFDGDARQALEFYQAVFGGELSLNTFGQYGMAGDGADKIMHGSLNGDYILMASDTPPGMEFNPGSNVSMCLSGDSEDVLRGFWEKLIDGGTVSVPLEKQMWGDVFGSCVDKFGIYWMVNIAG; translated from the coding sequence ATGGGCGCAAAGCTCGATCCCTACCTCAGCTTCGACGGCGACGCCCGCCAGGCCCTGGAGTTCTACCAGGCCGTCTTCGGCGGCGAGCTGTCGCTCAACACCTTCGGGCAGTACGGCATGGCCGGCGACGGCGCGGACAAGATCATGCACGGCTCGCTCAACGGCGACTACATCCTGATGGCCTCGGACACGCCGCCGGGCATGGAGTTCAACCCGGGCAGCAACGTCAGCATGTGCCTGTCCGGCGACTCCGAGGACGTGCTGCGCGGCTTCTGGGAGAAGCTGATCGACGGCGGCACCGTGTCGGTCCCGCTGGAGAAGCAGATGTGGGGCGACGTCTTCGGGTCCTGCGTGGACAAGTTCGGCATCTACTGGATGGTCAACATCGCCGGCTGA
- a CDS encoding alpha/beta fold hydrolase translates to MTLYTKRIGDSGPVLLFIVGGNGDSTVFEAAAAQLADRYRVVLYDRAGFARSPVDTVPADKLAADVEDARALLADEPGYVFGSSSGAIVTLELLAQHPSVVLKAVPHEPPLVSLLPDRDELLAELDEVYQLYLAEGHEAAMALFAKVVGLAPPKSPPAGFEPPPAMREMFERMRHNVPFWFDHEFNPYPRHELDLAALDRDKLVLACGVESRGLLAYRPNVVLSERLGLPLVEFPGEHLGYARHPVAFAAKLHQVLSSAATS, encoded by the coding sequence ATGACCTTGTACACCAAGAGAATCGGCGACAGCGGGCCGGTGCTGCTGTTCATCGTCGGCGGCAACGGCGACAGCACCGTCTTCGAGGCCGCCGCCGCCCAGCTGGCCGACCGGTACCGGGTCGTGCTGTACGACAGGGCCGGCTTCGCCCGCAGCCCCGTCGACACCGTGCCGGCCGACAAGCTGGCCGCCGATGTCGAGGATGCCCGCGCGCTGCTGGCCGACGAGCCCGGTTACGTGTTCGGCAGCAGCTCCGGCGCCATCGTGACGCTGGAGCTGCTGGCCCAGCACCCGTCCGTCGTGCTCAAGGCGGTGCCGCACGAGCCGCCGCTCGTCTCCCTGCTGCCCGACCGCGACGAGCTGCTGGCCGAGCTGGACGAGGTGTACCAGCTCTATCTCGCCGAGGGGCACGAGGCGGCCATGGCCCTGTTCGCCAAGGTCGTCGGCCTCGCCCCGCCGAAGTCCCCGCCGGCCGGCTTCGAGCCGCCGCCGGCCATGCGGGAGATGTTCGAGCGGATGCGGCACAACGTCCCGTTCTGGTTCGACCACGAGTTCAACCCGTATCCGCGGCACGAGCTGGACTTGGCCGCGCTCGACCGGGACAAGCTGGTCCTCGCCTGTGGCGTCGAGTCACGGGGCCTGTTGGCCTACCGCCCCAACGTCGTGCTGTCGGAGCGGCTGGGCCTGCCGCTCGTCGAGTTCCCGGGCGAGCACCTCGGCTACGCCCGGCACCCGGTGGCGTTCGCGGCCAAGCTGCACCAGGTGCTCAGCTCGGCAGCGACTTCTTGA
- a CDS encoding TetR/AcrR family transcriptional regulator yields the protein MSGLRERKKQATREALSMAALTLAVERGLDNVLVEDIAAAAGVSPRTFNNYFSSKYEAISSRATDRIFRVGQVLLDRPADEPLWDAITAAVLEVHAPAAELPPPGWLAGLRPVLSSPAMAGELLKTYVKMQRGLAAAIADRLGPGDHGMYPEILAAAVGAATQVASDHWLRADPPVPLLGLVETALRQLRGTQ from the coding sequence GTGTCCGGACTCCGTGAGCGCAAGAAGCAGGCCACCCGCGAGGCGCTGAGCATGGCCGCGCTGACGCTGGCCGTCGAGCGCGGGCTGGACAACGTGCTGGTCGAGGACATCGCCGCCGCGGCGGGCGTGTCCCCGCGCACCTTCAACAACTACTTCTCCAGCAAGTACGAGGCCATCTCCTCGCGGGCCACCGACCGCATCTTCCGCGTCGGGCAGGTCCTGCTCGACCGGCCGGCCGACGAGCCGCTGTGGGACGCGATCACCGCCGCCGTGCTCGAGGTGCACGCGCCCGCGGCCGAGTTGCCGCCGCCCGGGTGGCTGGCCGGCCTGCGGCCCGTGCTGAGCTCGCCGGCGATGGCCGGCGAGCTGCTGAAGACGTACGTGAAGATGCAGCGGGGGCTGGCGGCAGCCATCGCCGACCGACTCGGGCCCGGCGACCACGGGATGTATCCGGAGATCCTGGCGGCGGCGGTCGGCGCCGCCACCCAGGTGGCGTCCGACCACTGGCTGCGGGCGGACCCTCCGGTCCCGCTGCTCGGCCTCGTGGAGACGGCGCTCAGGCAATTGAGGGGGACGCAATGA
- a CDS encoding GNAT family N-acetyltransferase: MTPTLRSERLLLSPYTPEDSDDFVALLRDEEVCRWMGQERQPEETIRTLFGLLFTEVYPKNMFDVWAVRLDGRYIGHAELKKTGNVDGHELICALIRDVWRLGLGTELSYRVIDYGFDELGLDAVHGCVAAENTRSLAMAMKAGFEIVRDVTGEDGKVTRVVTLRAADRQLLRK; the protein is encoded by the coding sequence GTGACTCCCACGCTGCGCTCCGAGCGCCTTCTGCTGAGCCCCTACACGCCCGAGGACTCCGACGACTTCGTCGCGCTGTTACGTGACGAGGAGGTCTGTAGATGGATGGGGCAGGAACGGCAGCCCGAAGAGACGATCAGAACGCTGTTCGGGCTGCTGTTCACCGAGGTGTACCCGAAGAACATGTTCGACGTGTGGGCGGTGCGGCTGGACGGCCGCTACATCGGCCACGCCGAGCTGAAGAAGACCGGCAACGTCGACGGGCACGAGCTGATCTGCGCCCTGATCCGTGACGTGTGGCGGCTGGGCCTCGGCACCGAGCTGTCCTACCGCGTGATCGACTACGGCTTCGACGAGCTGGGCCTTGACGCCGTGCACGGCTGCGTGGCCGCCGAGAACACCCGCTCGCTGGCGATGGCCATGAAGGCCGGCTTCGAGATCGTGCGCGACGTGACCGGCGAGGACGGCAAGGTGACGCGGGTGGTCACGCTGCGCGCCGCCGACCGGCAACTGCTCCGGAAATAA
- a CDS encoding cytochrome P450, with protein MTLAPPRYAFEDRLDQWIDRRAAEPVYLDEENGMWRLLDHAAVSRVLSEPGLFSSDFSGLAPVQEDFEAFRSGMFLTMDPPNHRKLRTLVSQAFTPRTVAGLEPRIWEITEQLLDGVAGQSRFDIVDELAYPLPILVIAELLGIPAQDRELFEKWAKVLFSGDQLTETSTMAEIEAALQIIAPTIREMNEYVLAHIRHHRANPSDGLTSKLIRASVDGESLTDQEIVGFVALLLVAGHITTTALIGNATISFDRHPEASAALRDDPSRIPVALEEVLRCLPPFNELGRRTTTEVELGGRTIPANSIIMANIASANRDPAVFVDAERFDFARNPNPHLTFGHGIHFCLGTPLARMEGRIAFEALHRRYSTFSVARNEPVEFQNPAMIVSVRHLPLDVEAR; from the coding sequence ATGACGCTCGCCCCGCCGCGGTACGCCTTCGAGGACCGCCTCGACCAGTGGATCGACCGCCGCGCCGCGGAACCGGTCTACCTGGACGAGGAGAACGGCATGTGGCGGCTGCTCGACCACGCCGCCGTGTCCCGCGTGCTGTCCGAACCGGGCCTGTTCTCCAGCGACTTCTCCGGTCTCGCGCCCGTGCAGGAGGACTTCGAGGCGTTCCGCAGCGGCATGTTCCTGACCATGGACCCGCCCAACCACCGCAAGCTGCGCACCCTGGTCAGCCAGGCCTTCACCCCGCGCACGGTGGCCGGGCTGGAGCCGCGCATCTGGGAGATCACCGAACAGCTGCTGGACGGCGTGGCCGGCCAGAGCCGCTTCGACATCGTCGACGAGCTGGCCTATCCGCTGCCGATCCTCGTGATCGCCGAGCTGCTCGGTATCCCGGCACAGGACCGGGAGCTGTTCGAGAAGTGGGCCAAGGTGCTGTTCAGCGGCGACCAGCTGACCGAAACCTCCACCATGGCCGAGATCGAGGCGGCGCTACAGATCATCGCGCCGACCATCCGTGAGATGAACGAGTACGTGCTGGCCCACATCCGACACCACCGGGCCAATCCCAGCGACGGCCTGACCAGCAAGCTGATCCGCGCCTCGGTCGACGGGGAAAGCCTGACCGACCAGGAGATCGTCGGTTTCGTCGCGTTGTTGTTGGTGGCCGGGCACATCACCACCACGGCGCTGATCGGCAACGCCACCATCAGCTTCGACCGGCACCCGGAGGCGTCGGCCGCGCTGCGCGACGACCCGTCCCGGATTCCGGTGGCACTGGAGGAAGTCCTGCGCTGTCTGCCGCCGTTCAACGAGCTCGGCCGGCGCACCACGACCGAGGTCGAACTGGGCGGTCGCACGATTCCGGCCAATTCGATCATCATGGCCAACATCGCCTCGGCCAACCGCGACCCGGCGGTTTTCGTTGACGCCGAACGGTTCGACTTCGCCCGCAACCCCAACCCGCACCTGACCTTCGGCCACGGCATCCACTTCTGCCTCGGCACTCCGTTGGCGCGCATGGAGGGGCGCATCGCGTTCGAGGCGCTGCACCGCCGGTACTCGACGTTTTCCGTGGCGCGCAACGAGCCCGTCGAGTTCCAGAATCCGGCTATGATCGTGAGCGTTCGGCATCTGCCGCTGGATGTCGAGGCACGGTAA
- a CDS encoding MFS transporter, whose amino-acid sequence MNRSYRLLWAGQALSTAGFSGSMIAFPLLVLAITGSPAVSGFVLGVDAAAQLLAGLPAGALVDRWNRKIVMLCCEAAQGIVVASLVVALVLGDATVPHMIFVAATMGVCRALFLPAENAAVAQIVTQEQLSTAVAMNSARGALGQLTGTAAGGFLYAIGRAVPFAVEVLTHLISFVALLFVKVPHRRPEKVESSDLAKEMVEGLRFVWRQRHVRATVACAVSLNFFFSAYYVVLVVLAKERDVPSGEIGIMAAMLGVGGLLGALLAPTLQKVISPFLSIAGVFWVLTVLTPLAVFIDNGYLLGLLFAGMALLPPTANTTIATSQLLLTPERLHGRMTSVMAVISGVSAAAGPALGGVLVQQFGGSDAILLCAAGIAVVTVVVTVSPTMRAFPVTDRVKEPTP is encoded by the coding sequence ATGAACCGGTCATACCGCTTGCTGTGGGCCGGACAGGCGCTGTCCACCGCGGGCTTCAGCGGCTCGATGATCGCGTTCCCGTTGCTGGTGCTGGCCATCACCGGCTCGCCGGCCGTGTCCGGCTTCGTGCTGGGCGTGGACGCGGCGGCCCAGCTGCTCGCCGGCCTGCCGGCCGGCGCGCTGGTCGACCGCTGGAACCGCAAGATCGTCATGCTGTGTTGCGAAGCGGCGCAAGGGATCGTGGTGGCCAGCCTGGTCGTCGCTCTGGTGCTCGGCGACGCCACGGTGCCACACATGATCTTCGTGGCGGCGACGATGGGTGTGTGCCGGGCGCTGTTCCTGCCGGCGGAAAACGCTGCCGTGGCCCAGATCGTGACTCAGGAGCAGCTGTCGACGGCGGTGGCGATGAACTCCGCCCGCGGCGCGCTCGGCCAGCTCACCGGCACGGCCGCCGGCGGCTTCCTGTACGCGATCGGCCGGGCTGTGCCGTTCGCCGTCGAGGTGCTGACCCACCTGATCAGCTTCGTCGCGCTGCTGTTCGTGAAGGTCCCGCATCGACGGCCGGAGAAGGTGGAAAGCAGCGACCTCGCCAAGGAAATGGTGGAGGGACTGCGTTTCGTCTGGCGGCAGCGACACGTCCGCGCCACGGTCGCCTGCGCGGTCAGCCTGAACTTCTTCTTCTCCGCCTACTACGTGGTTCTCGTCGTGCTGGCCAAGGAACGCGACGTGCCGTCGGGCGAGATCGGCATCATGGCGGCGATGCTCGGCGTCGGCGGCCTGCTGGGCGCGTTGCTAGCACCGACCTTGCAGAAGGTGATCAGCCCGTTCCTGTCCATTGCCGGCGTGTTCTGGGTGCTGACCGTGCTCACGCCGCTGGCGGTGTTCATCGACAACGGCTACCTGCTCGGACTTCTGTTCGCCGGCATGGCTTTGCTGCCGCCCACGGCCAACACCACCATCGCCACGTCACAACTGCTGCTCACCCCCGAACGCCTGCACGGCCGGATGACCAGCGTGATGGCGGTGATCTCCGGCGTGTCCGCGGCCGCCGGGCCGGCGCTGGGCGGCGTGCTCGTGCAGCAGTTCGGCGGATCCGACGCGATCCTGTTGTGCGCCGCCGGCATCGCCGTCGTCACGGTGGTCGTCACGGTCAGCCCCACCATGCGCGCCTTCCCCGTCACCGACCGAGTCAAGGAGCCCACCCCATGA